The proteins below are encoded in one region of Halalkalicoccus jeotgali B3:
- a CDS encoding transcriptional regulator, with the protein MSRSALVGNVTAMLTDAGFAVSDRCAIRPKSFDIAARRGEDLILVKILGNVDGFDGATGAEMRRLGSYLNATPFVIGLRTRDEELKPGVVYFRHGVPVFSPDTAMDLFVENVPPLIYAAPGGLYVSIDSDVLADEREKRGWSLGQLATELGVSRRTVSKYEDGMNASIEVAMALEDLFEAPLTSPVDVLDGAEEVRDADPTPEDPDVEPEDEGITAVLTRAGFDVHPTTRAPFKAVGEDTGKGKEESLLTGNSAFTKTAEKRARIMGSLGKVTLTRSVYFVDKAPREEIEGTAIVEREEAESARDGEELRDLIRERTTPPEEHA; encoded by the coding sequence ATGTCTCGGTCAGCACTGGTCGGGAACGTGACCGCGATGCTCACCGACGCGGGCTTTGCGGTGAGCGACCGGTGTGCCATTCGCCCGAAGAGCTTCGACATCGCCGCCCGGCGGGGCGAGGACCTGATCCTCGTGAAGATACTGGGTAACGTCGACGGCTTCGACGGCGCGACCGGCGCGGAGATGCGCCGACTGGGGAGCTACCTGAACGCTACCCCCTTCGTGATCGGACTGCGTACTCGCGACGAGGAACTGAAACCGGGCGTGGTCTACTTCCGACACGGCGTACCGGTGTTCAGCCCCGATACGGCGATGGACCTGTTCGTCGAGAACGTGCCGCCGCTTATCTATGCCGCCCCCGGCGGGCTGTACGTCAGCATCGACAGCGACGTTCTGGCCGACGAGCGCGAGAAACGCGGCTGGAGTCTGGGCCAACTGGCCACCGAACTGGGCGTCTCCCGACGGACGGTCTCGAAGTACGAGGACGGCATGAACGCCTCCATCGAGGTGGCGATGGCCCTGGAGGACCTCTTCGAGGCACCCCTTACGAGCCCCGTCGACGTACTCGACGGTGCAGAGGAGGTTCGGGATGCCGACCCCACTCCCGAGGACCCCGACGTCGAACCCGAAGACGAGGGGATCACCGCAGTGCTCACCCGGGCGGGCTTCGACGTCCACCCGACGACGCGCGCGCCGTTCAAGGCCGTCGGCGAGGACACGGGTAAGGGCAAGGAGGAGAGCCTTCTCACCGGCAACTCCGCCTTTACGAAGACCGCCGAGAAACGCGCCCGGATCATGGGCTCGCTCGGAAAGGTGACGCTCACCCGCTCGGTCTACTTCGTCGATAAGGCACCCCGGGAGGAAATCGAGGGGACCGCGATCGTCGAGCGTGAGGAGGCCGAATCGGCCCGCGACGGCGAGGAGCTCAGGGACCTGATCCGCGAGCGCACCACACCCCCCGAGGAGCACGCCTGA
- a CDS encoding AAA family ATPase gives MRVIGTVGLPGSGKGEAAAVAREEDIPVVTMGDVIRRECRERGLDPADHHGEVATALREEDGPLAIAERSLPLIEERLEGSRVVLVDGLRSGAEAERFEEAFGEAFTLIAVEAPFELREERLDVRGRDNPETEPLETRDERELGFGMGEAMARADVTIENTGSLAAFRERIDELLSEARR, from the coding sequence ATGCGAGTCATCGGAACCGTCGGCCTGCCGGGCAGCGGGAAGGGCGAGGCCGCCGCCGTCGCCCGCGAGGAAGACATTCCCGTCGTCACGATGGGCGACGTCATCCGCCGGGAGTGTCGCGAGCGGGGGCTCGACCCCGCGGACCATCACGGCGAGGTCGCGACGGCGCTGCGCGAGGAGGACGGCCCGCTGGCGATCGCCGAGCGTTCCTTGCCGCTGATCGAGGAGCGCCTCGAAGGGAGCAGGGTCGTTCTCGTCGACGGGCTTCGCTCGGGCGCGGAGGCAGAACGCTTCGAGGAGGCCTTCGGCGAGGCCTTCACCCTGATCGCGGTCGAGGCGCCCTTCGAACTCCGCGAGGAACGCCTCGACGTGCGCGGCCGGGACAACCCCGAGACCGAACCGCTGGAAACCCGCGACGAGCGGGAACTGGGCTTCGGGATGGGCGAGGCGATGGCGCGCGCGGACGTGACCATCGAGAACACCGGCTCGCTCGCGGCGTTTCGCGAACGGATCGACGAACTGCTCTCGGAGGCACGACGATGA
- a CDS encoding RNA-binding domain-containing protein produces MIYRVEATVRVPVRDTEVTDRVKDAVGNLFPNVELETKEGEVIGTTHSLDHFSELLHRQEILDTARNEFFARQSGQYFSFSLKKQAAFQSVVNFAVGEESELGEIDVEVRVDDPGVEAYIDHIAPPTEDGRPVEPDG; encoded by the coding sequence ATGATCTACCGGGTCGAGGCCACCGTTCGGGTGCCGGTCCGTGACACCGAAGTCACCGACAGGGTCAAAGACGCCGTGGGGAACCTGTTTCCGAACGTCGAACTCGAAACAAAAGAGGGGGAGGTCATCGGGACGACCCACTCGCTGGATCACTTTTCGGAACTGTTGCACCGCCAGGAGATCCTCGACACCGCCCGCAACGAGTTCTTCGCCCGCCAATCGGGACAGTACTTCTCGTTTTCGCTGAAGAAACAGGCGGCCTTCCAAAGCGTCGTGAACTTCGCGGTCGGCGAGGAGAGCGAGTTGGGGGAGATCGACGTCGAAGTCCGCGTGGACGATCCCGGCGTCGAGGCCTACATCGACCACATCGCGCCGCCGACGGAGGACGGCCGGCCGGTCGAACCGGACGGGTAG
- a CDS encoding signal recognition particle protein Srp54 has protein sequence MVLDDLGTSLRGTLEELRGKSRLTEEDVQAVVKEIQRSLLQADVDVSLVMELSDSIKTRALEEEPPGGTTARDHVLRIVYEELVALVGDSTELPLEEQTIMLAGLQGSGKTTTAAKMAWWFSKKGLRPAVIQTDTFRPGAYDQAKQMCERAEVEFYGDPDAEDPVEIARRGMEETADADVHIVDTAGRHALEDELIKEIEAIGEAVEPDRSLLVLDAAIGQGAKEQARRFEESIGIQGVAITKLDGTAKGGGALTAVNETDSTIAFLGTGEEVDDIERFEPNGFISRLLGMGDLKQLTERVERAMAETQEEEEDWDPEDLLSGTFTLHDMRKQMNAMNRMGPLDQIMDMIPGLGGGLMDQLPDDAMDVTQDRLRRFEFVMDSMTDAELEHPRAIGQSQIERIARGSGTDEETVRELLQQHKMMERTLKQFQGMGQGNMDMERMMKQMENQGGGGGGGMGGLF, from the coding sequence ATGGTACTCGACGATCTCGGAACTTCCCTCAGGGGGACCTTGGAGGAGCTCCGCGGGAAGTCACGGCTCACCGAAGAGGACGTGCAGGCGGTCGTCAAGGAGATCCAGCGCTCGCTTCTCCAGGCCGACGTCGACGTCTCGCTGGTGATGGAACTCTCCGATTCGATCAAGACCCGCGCACTCGAAGAGGAACCGCCGGGCGGGACGACCGCACGCGATCATGTCCTGCGGATCGTCTACGAGGAGCTGGTCGCGCTCGTGGGCGACTCGACGGAGCTGCCCCTCGAAGAACAGACGATCATGCTTGCGGGCCTGCAGGGGTCGGGGAAGACGACCACGGCCGCGAAGATGGCGTGGTGGTTCTCGAAGAAGGGGCTTCGTCCTGCCGTGATCCAGACCGACACCTTCCGGCCGGGTGCGTACGACCAGGCAAAACAGATGTGCGAACGCGCCGAGGTCGAGTTCTACGGAGATCCCGACGCCGAGGACCCCGTCGAGATCGCCCGCCGGGGGATGGAAGAGACCGCCGACGCCGACGTCCACATCGTCGACACGGCGGGTCGACACGCCCTAGAGGACGAACTGATCAAGGAGATCGAGGCGATCGGCGAGGCGGTCGAGCCCGACCGCTCGTTGCTGGTGCTCGACGCCGCGATCGGGCAGGGTGCGAAAGAACAGGCCCGCCGTTTCGAGGAGTCGATCGGGATCCAGGGGGTGGCGATCACGAAACTCGACGGGACCGCGAAGGGTGGCGGGGCCCTGACCGCGGTCAATGAGACCGACTCGACGATCGCCTTCCTCGGGACCGGCGAGGAGGTAGACGACATCGAGCGCTTCGAACCAAACGGCTTCATCTCCCGACTGTTGGGGATGGGCGACCTGAAACAGCTCACCGAACGCGTCGAGCGCGCGATGGCAGAAACCCAGGAAGAAGAGGAGGACTGGGACCCCGAGGACCTGCTGTCCGGGACCTTCACGCTCCACGACATGCGAAAGCAGATGAACGCGATGAACCGCATGGGCCCGCTGGATCAGATCATGGACATGATCCCCGGACTCGGCGGCGGGCTCATGGACCAGTTGCCCGACGACGCGATGGACGTCACTCAAGACCGGCTGCGCCGATTCGAGTTCGTCATGGACTCGATGACCGACGCGGAGCTAGAACACCCACGAGCGATCGGTCAGAGCCAGATCGAGCGCATCGCGCGCGGTTCGGGCACCGACGAGGAGACCGTCAGGGAGCTGCTCCAGCAACACAAGATGATGGAACGAACGCTGAAACAGTTCCAGGGGATGGGCCAGGGCAACATGGACATGGAGCGCATGATGAAACAGATGGAAAATCAGGGCGGCGGCGGTGGCGGCGGCATGGGCGGGCTGTTCTGA
- a CDS encoding NCS2 family permease, producing the protein MGTGERLRSYFAVEREGSDLRTEAIAGITTFLAMSYIILVNPVILAEAIAIEGYSTVDVQQMIAIATILSAFVATLVMAVYARRPFALAPGMGLNAFFAFTVVLGLGIPWQTALAAVFVEGLIFIAITAVGARKYVIELFPEPVKFSVGAGIGIFLLFIGLQEMQLVVADESTLVALGDIAASPVAGLGVLGLAVTFVLWARGIKGAIVIGIVATTLFGWALTFAGVFERGVVTPETLASPQYDITPLAGAFLDGLGNVDPLTFVLVVFTFFFVDFFDTAGTLIGVSQFGGFLDEEGDLPEIEKPLMADAIGTTVGAMLGTSTVTTYIESSTGVEEGGRTGLTALVVAGLFLIALVAVPLIAAIPAYASYIALVVVGIIMLQGVLDVDWNDPAWAVSGGLTITVMPLTYSIANGLAAGIVAYPVIKSAVGDAEEVRPGQWLLAAALVGYFYVQTSGMLL; encoded by the coding sequence ATGGGGACTGGTGAACGCCTGCGTTCGTACTTCGCCGTCGAGCGGGAGGGAAGCGACCTCAGGACCGAGGCCATCGCGGGGATCACGACCTTTCTGGCCATGTCGTACATCATTCTGGTCAACCCGGTGATCCTCGCCGAGGCGATCGCGATCGAGGGCTACTCGACGGTGGACGTCCAGCAGATGATCGCCATCGCGACGATCCTTTCGGCCTTCGTCGCGACGCTCGTGATGGCCGTCTACGCCCGTCGCCCGTTCGCGCTCGCACCCGGGATGGGGCTCAACGCCTTTTTCGCCTTCACCGTCGTCCTCGGGCTCGGGATCCCATGGCAGACCGCGCTGGCGGCGGTGTTCGTCGAGGGGCTGATTTTCATCGCCATCACCGCCGTCGGCGCGCGAAAGTACGTCATCGAACTGTTCCCCGAACCCGTGAAGTTCTCGGTCGGGGCCGGGATCGGGATCTTCCTGCTGTTCATCGGCCTCCAGGAGATGCAACTGGTCGTCGCGGACGAATCGACGCTCGTGGCCCTGGGCGATATCGCCGCCAGTCCCGTCGCCGGGTTGGGTGTCCTCGGCCTCGCGGTCACGTTCGTCCTCTGGGCGCGCGGGATCAAGGGGGCGATCGTCATCGGGATCGTCGCCACTACGCTCTTTGGATGGGCGCTCACGTTCGCGGGCGTCTTCGAGCGGGGCGTCGTCACCCCCGAGACGCTCGCGAGCCCCCAGTACGACATTACGCCGCTGGCGGGTGCGTTTCTCGACGGGCTAGGGAACGTCGATCCGCTGACCTTCGTGCTGGTCGTGTTCACCTTTTTCTTCGTCGATTTCTTCGACACCGCCGGGACGCTGATCGGTGTCTCACAGTTCGGCGGCTTCCTCGACGAGGAGGGCGACCTCCCGGAGATCGAGAAACCCCTGATGGCCGACGCGATCGGTACGACGGTGGGTGCGATGCTGGGCACCTCGACGGTGACGACCTACATCGAGTCCTCGACCGGCGTCGAGGAGGGCGGACGGACCGGGCTGACGGCGCTGGTCGTCGCCGGGCTCTTTTTGATCGCGCTGGTCGCGGTCCCGCTGATCGCTGCGATCCCCGCTTACGCCTCCTACATCGCCCTCGTCGTCGTCGGGATCATCATGCTCCAGGGCGTCCTCGACGTCGACTGGAACGACCCCGCGTGGGCGGTCTCCGGGGGCCTTACCATCACGGTGATGCCTCTTACCTACTCGATCGCAAACGGGCTGGCGGCGGGGATCGTCGCCTACCCGGTTATCAAAAGCGCCGTCGGGGACGCCGAGGAGGTGCGCCCCGGCCAGTGGCTCCTCGCGGCGGCGCTCGTGGGGTACTTCTACGTCCAGACCAGCGGGATGTTGCTCTGA
- a CDS encoding glutathione S-transferase N-terminal domain-containing protein has translation MAPIEFYALDGCPFCAKVESKLDELGVEYTTHSVPSSHAERTDVEEISGQTEVPMIIDPDHGVEGMHESDDIVEYLEETYGSAA, from the coding sequence ATGGCACCGATAGAGTTCTACGCGCTCGATGGCTGTCCGTTCTGTGCGAAAGTCGAAAGCAAACTCGACGAACTCGGCGTCGAGTACACCACCCACTCAGTTCCGTCGAGTCACGCCGAACGAACCGACGTCGAGGAGATCAGCGGCCAGACCGAGGTCCCGATGATCATCGACCCCGACCACGGCGTCGAGGGGATGCATGAGAGCGACGACATCGTCGAGTACCTCGAAGAGACCTACGGCTCGGCGGCCTAA
- the pyrE gene encoding orotate phosphoribosyltransferase, protein MADTDLIAALREADAVQYGEFELSHGGTSDYYVDKYRFETHPRCLSLIATAFAERIDEPKLAGVALGAVPLVAVTSVETDLPYVIARKQQKEYGTANLIEGVLEEGEEVLVLEDIATTGQSAVDAAQALREAGARVERVLVVVDREEGARELLADHDLELDALLTASELLDR, encoded by the coding sequence ATGGCCGATACGGACCTCATCGCGGCACTGCGCGAGGCTGACGCCGTCCAGTACGGCGAGTTCGAACTCTCCCACGGCGGGACGAGTGACTACTACGTCGATAAGTACCGCTTCGAGACCCACCCACGCTGTCTCTCGTTGATCGCGACGGCCTTCGCCGAGCGGATCGACGAGCCGAAACTCGCGGGCGTTGCCCTCGGGGCCGTTCCTCTGGTAGCGGTCACGAGCGTCGAGACCGACCTCCCGTACGTCATCGCGCGCAAGCAACAGAAGGAGTACGGCACCGCCAACCTGATCGAGGGCGTTCTCGAGGAGGGCGAGGAGGTGCTCGTCCTCGAGGACATCGCAACGACCGGGCAAAGCGCCGTCGACGCCGCCCAGGCGCTCCGGGAGGCCGGTGCCCGCGTTGAGCGCGTGCTGGTCGTGGTCGACCGCGAGGAGGGCGCCCGCGAGCTGCTCGCCGACCACGACCTCGAACTCGACGCGCTGCTCACGGCGAGCGAACTGCTCGACCGGTAG
- a CDS encoding tRNA(Ile)(2)-agmatinylcytidine synthase, translated as MTVVGLDDTDSRARGMCTTYLTSVIGDALVAEGATVEKRLLVRLNPAIEHKTRGNAALAVHTDCDPEAAFEVAREAIEDLSVTDDPDTQPGLVVAPGDPGSVPDSVAEFARRAVRDRLSLAETLALADTANYVQEGWSGGRGRIGALAAVGAGRAFSEWTHELIAYRERERWGSPREVDPDSVFEAAESGYPGVWDTVDQVTGDAVCVPHTPGPVLYGIRGDNPDAVRRVAGGIESEPVASSALFTTNQGTDAHLRDGTVGSVRERRAYRVNGKVSRAPETRRGGHVFLEIGEGGDRLGCVAFEPTKRFRDRVRALRAGDRITVCGEVSEGTLKLEKFAVRKLNRTGDRNPRCPDCGRTMESAGREQGYRCRDCKTSAAEKERIEIERDLEIGWYEVPPTARRHVAKPLIRGGFDGPTHPE; from the coding sequence ATGACCGTCGTCGGACTCGACGATACCGACTCGCGGGCGCGCGGGATGTGTACGACGTACCTCACGAGCGTGATTGGCGACGCGCTCGTCGCGGAGGGTGCGACCGTCGAGAAACGCCTGTTGGTCCGGCTCAACCCCGCAATAGAGCACAAGACGCGGGGTAACGCCGCCCTCGCCGTCCACACCGACTGCGACCCCGAAGCCGCCTTCGAGGTCGCCCGCGAGGCGATCGAGGACCTGAGCGTGACCGACGACCCGGACACCCAGCCGGGGCTCGTGGTCGCGCCCGGCGACCCCGGATCGGTCCCGGATTCGGTTGCCGAGTTCGCTCGACGGGCGGTCCGGGATCGCCTCTCGCTCGCGGAGACGCTCGCGCTCGCTGATACCGCGAACTACGTACAGGAGGGCTGGTCCGGCGGGCGGGGGCGGATCGGCGCGCTCGCGGCGGTCGGGGCGGGGCGAGCCTTTTCGGAGTGGACCCACGAACTGATCGCGTATCGCGAGCGCGAACGATGGGGCTCACCGAGGGAAGTCGACCCTGATTCCGTTTTCGAGGCCGCCGAGAGCGGGTATCCCGGCGTCTGGGACACGGTCGATCAGGTGACCGGCGATGCGGTCTGTGTTCCACACACACCCGGTCCGGTCCTCTACGGGATCCGGGGGGACAACCCCGATGCGGTTCGGCGGGTCGCCGGGGGCATCGAAAGCGAACCGGTCGCGAGCAGTGCGCTCTTCACCACGAATCAGGGCACCGACGCCCACTTGCGGGACGGAACGGTCGGCTCGGTTCGGGAGCGCCGAGCTTACCGGGTCAATGGGAAAGTCTCACGTGCACCCGAAACGAGGCGGGGCGGACACGTCTTTTTGGAGATCGGCGAGGGGGGCGACCGTCTGGGGTGTGTGGCGTTCGAGCCCACGAAACGGTTTCGCGACCGGGTGCGCGCGCTGCGGGCGGGCGATCGGATCACGGTCTGCGGGGAGGTTTCGGAGGGGACGCTAAAACTCGAGAAGTTCGCAGTGCGGAAACTGAACCGAACCGGGGACAGAAACCCACGGTGTCCTGATTGTGGGCGTACGATGGAAAGCGCCGGACGCGAGCAGGGCTATCGCTGTCGGGACTGTAAGACGAGCGCGGCCGAAAAGGAGCGAATCGAGATCGAGCGCGACCTCGAGATCGGTTGGTACGAGGTGCCGCCGACCGCACGGCGACACGTCGCGAAACCGCTGATCCGGGGCGGGTTCGACGGACCGACCCACCCCGAGTAG
- a CDS encoding right-handed parallel beta-helix repeat-containing protein translates to MDRRAYLTLGLAAAAGAVGVGSSPVMASEDPAPSGEAVGGGEGYERTVSPADADAVVSTREELLSALDGGAGRTIYVADDATIDLSARRITIPGDVTLASGRGTDGSPGALITADERASRLFQVYEEGVRITGLRFRGHHVGYYDPSGGAWSNDSLALRAYADCEIDNCELYGWTHAAIGVGRHGSDPLDSAAHVHHCSIHDNMMAGLGYGVVVYRGDPLIEHNYFDGNRHSIAGGGGPGCSYEARHNLQGPNSLIFGFEMHSPGGDRIDVHHNTFELVENRGGSTTAAVAVRGTPASGARVVDNWFHNSTDPGSDRLADGSPVVQYDNDAGGDGWDEVTLSGNHFGRDEPPVDVGHPRETADVADTDAADNTSVLTVAGRGSTAQYAFEVSGEVEKSTAYGATINSYDSITGSRVTGRTTNEPDSFAIAGEITDFEASVPVDVAIDGETVDLAP, encoded by the coding sequence ATGGATCGTCGGGCCTATCTCACGCTCGGACTCGCCGCCGCCGCGGGCGCGGTCGGCGTGGGGTCGTCTCCAGTCATGGCCAGCGAGGATCCGGCACCGAGCGGGGAAGCAGTCGGCGGCGGCGAGGGCTACGAGCGGACGGTCTCGCCAGCCGACGCGGACGCCGTCGTCTCGACGCGCGAGGAGTTGCTCTCGGCGCTCGACGGCGGTGCAGGGCGGACGATCTACGTCGCCGACGACGCGACGATCGACCTGAGCGCCCGCCGGATCACGATCCCCGGCGACGTGACCCTCGCGAGCGGACGGGGGACTGACGGCTCGCCGGGTGCGCTGATCACCGCCGACGAGCGCGCCTCGCGGCTCTTCCAGGTCTACGAGGAGGGCGTGCGGATCACGGGGCTGCGCTTTCGTGGCCATCACGTCGGTTACTACGACCCCTCGGGGGGCGCCTGGAGCAACGACTCGCTGGCGCTGCGTGCGTACGCCGACTGCGAGATCGACAACTGCGAGCTCTACGGCTGGACCCACGCGGCGATCGGCGTCGGCCGTCACGGCTCGGACCCGCTCGACAGCGCGGCCCACGTCCATCACTGCTCGATCCACGACAACATGATGGCCGGACTCGGCTACGGCGTCGTCGTCTACCGGGGCGACCCGCTTATCGAGCACAACTACTTCGACGGGAACCGACACAGCATCGCGGGCGGCGGCGGTCCCGGCTGCAGCTACGAGGCCCGCCACAACCTTCAGGGACCGAACAGCCTGATCTTCGGCTTCGAGATGCACAGCCCCGGCGGCGACCGGATCGACGTCCATCACAACACGTTCGAACTCGTCGAGAACCGGGGCGGAAGCACCACCGCGGCGGTCGCCGTCCGCGGGACGCCTGCGTCGGGCGCTCGGGTAGTCGACAACTGGTTTCACAACTCCACCGATCCCGGCTCCGATCGCCTCGCGGACGGTTCGCCGGTCGTCCAGTACGACAACGACGCCGGCGGCGACGGGTGGGACGAGGTCACGCTCTCGGGCAACCACTTCGGACGCGACGAGCCACCTGTGGACGTCGGCCATCCCCGCGAGACGGCCGACGTCGCCGACACCGACGCGGCGGACAACACCAGCGTTCTGACGGTCGCCGGTCGGGGCTCGACGGCCCAGTACGCGTTCGAGGTCTCGGGCGAGGTCGAGAAATCGACCGCCTACGGCGCGACGATCAACTCCTACGATTCGATCACTGGTTCGCGCGTGACGGGCCGGACGACGAACGAACCCGACTCGTTCGCGATCGCGGGCGAGATCACGGACTTCGAGGCCAGCGTGCCGGTTGACGTCGCCATCGACGGCGAGACCGTCGATTTGGCTCCCTGA
- a CDS encoding phosphoribosyltransferase family protein gives MNRAEKAALQLQAVSVLGMLKETRTYDELADLTGLPAGDLNRYVNGHVLPGTERAREVIEGVGYETLAAELDARIELDGEGYVDNSGIVFDQPFLDLLAPVVAESFGFDRPDVVLTAATDGITLAAAMARYFDARCAYAKKSKETAVEEFIEARDRLDSGIELTYYLPTSVLSAGDTVLVVDDLIRSGETQELLLDIAAESDARVGGVFALIAAGEEGIDRAEAKTDAPVGALSQLD, from the coding sequence ATGAACAGAGCCGAAAAGGCCGCCCTCCAGTTGCAGGCGGTCTCGGTGCTCGGAATGCTGAAAGAGACTCGGACCTACGACGAACTCGCCGATCTGACGGGCCTGCCCGCGGGCGACCTCAACCGGTACGTCAACGGCCACGTCCTACCCGGGACCGAGCGCGCCCGCGAGGTGATCGAGGGCGTCGGCTACGAGACGCTCGCGGCGGAACTCGACGCGCGAATCGAACTCGACGGCGAGGGCTACGTCGACAACTCGGGAATCGTCTTCGACCAGCCCTTTCTCGACCTGCTCGCCCCGGTCGTCGCCGAGTCCTTCGGGTTCGACCGGCCGGACGTCGTGCTGACGGCCGCGACCGACGGGATCACGCTCGCCGCAGCGATGGCACGATACTTCGACGCGCGGTGTGCCTACGCCAAGAAGTCCAAGGAGACGGCCGTCGAGGAGTTCATCGAGGCCCGCGACCGGCTGGACTCGGGGATCGAACTCACCTACTACCTGCCGACCTCGGTGCTGTCGGCGGGCGACACCGTACTGGTGGTCGACGACCTGATCCGCTCGGGCGAGACCCAGGAACTCCTGCTCGATATCGCCGCCGAGTCCGACGCCCGCGTCGGCGGGGTGTTCGCGCTGATCGCCGCCGGCGAGGAGGGGATCGACCGCGCCGAAGCGAAGACCGACGCGCCCGTCGGTGCCCTCTCGCAACTCGACTGA
- a CDS encoding flippase → MAEEDPFRKLFTGGSIVFVGEMFGLGLSFLSTLVIGRLLGPGGYGAIALGSAALATVSTLVLLGMHTGVGRFLPRYDDPERRRGVLVSAFQLVLPLSILSGAGLILLAEPIATRAFGDPNVAPVLRVFGLAMPFASVEKLAVGGIQGVKRTFPKVLVENVTAHLTRLVLAVVLLWAGFDAAGVAWAYVLGHAGAAGLGTYYLYRYTPLFSRIGATSMHRELLAFSAPLIVSAIMVKILADIDTFLLGYFVSTADVGVYNVLYPLATMLTIVLASFGFLFVPVLSELHAEGDVGEMAHMYRLVTKWIFVASLPIFLVIGLFSELLIRYTYGSQYTEGALALSVLAVGFFVHAIVGPNYKTLTAMGHTRLIMFDNIGAAGLNVALNVLLIPRYSYLGAAVATVIAYFSLNVAYSTQLYTRTGIHPFDESLSKAAIAALVPIGAIYLVTASLVTITLPVSLVLFGLFLAIHAVVTLRFGGIDREEVLLVLDLEDRLGVDLGPAKAVAKRLL, encoded by the coding sequence ATGGCCGAGGAGGACCCCTTTCGGAAGCTCTTTACCGGCGGGAGCATCGTCTTCGTCGGCGAGATGTTCGGGCTCGGGCTCTCGTTTCTCTCCACGCTCGTCATCGGCCGGCTGCTCGGTCCCGGCGGGTACGGCGCGATCGCACTGGGATCGGCGGCGCTGGCGACCGTCTCGACGCTCGTTCTCTTGGGGATGCACACCGGTGTCGGGCGATTTCTGCCCCGATACGACGATCCGGAACGCCGTCGTGGCGTCCTCGTCTCGGCGTTCCAGCTCGTCTTGCCGCTGTCGATCCTCTCGGGGGCTGGCCTGATCCTGCTCGCGGAGCCCATCGCGACACGGGCCTTCGGCGATCCGAACGTCGCGCCGGTCCTGCGGGTGTTCGGGCTGGCGATGCCGTTCGCCTCGGTCGAGAAACTCGCCGTCGGCGGGATTCAGGGGGTCAAACGGACGTTTCCCAAGGTGCTCGTCGAGAACGTTACCGCCCACCTCACTAGACTCGTTCTCGCGGTGGTGCTTCTGTGGGCGGGGTTCGACGCCGCGGGCGTCGCGTGGGCGTACGTCCTCGGTCACGCCGGTGCGGCCGGACTCGGAACGTACTACCTGTATCGCTACACGCCGCTGTTCTCGCGGATCGGTGCGACCTCGATGCACCGCGAACTGCTCGCCTTCTCTGCGCCGCTGATCGTCTCGGCGATCATGGTGAAGATCCTCGCCGACATCGATACCTTCCTGCTCGGGTATTTCGTCTCGACGGCCGACGTCGGCGTCTACAACGTGCTCTATCCGCTTGCGACGATGCTGACGATCGTGCTCGCCTCCTTCGGTTTCCTGTTCGTGCCGGTTCTCTCGGAGCTACACGCCGAGGGTGACGTCGGGGAGATGGCCCACATGTACCGGCTGGTCACGAAGTGGATCTTCGTGGCTTCGCTTCCGATCTTTCTCGTCATCGGGCTGTTCTCCGAGCTGTTGATCCGCTATACGTACGGATCGCAGTATACGGAGGGGGCGCTCGCGCTCTCGGTGCTCGCGGTCGGGTTTTTCGTTCACGCGATCGTCGGCCCGAACTACAAGACACTGACCGCGATGGGCCACACCCGCCTCATCATGTTCGACAACATCGGAGCGGCGGGACTCAACGTCGCCCTCAACGTCCTGTTGATCCCCCGCTACTCGTATCTCGGCGCGGCCGTCGCGACCGTTATCGCCTATTTCTCGCTCAACGTGGCGTACTCGACCCAGCTGTACACCCGGACCGGGATCCATCCCTTCGACGAGTCGCTGTCGAAAGCGGCGATCGCCGCGCTCGTACCCATCGGCGCGATCTACCTCGTCACCGCCTCGCTCGTGACGATCACGCTTCCGGTTTCCCTCGTGCTCTTCGGGCTCTTTCTGGCGATCCACGCCGTCGTCACCCTCCGGTTCGGCGGCATCGATCGCGAGGAGGTCCTGCTCGTGCTCGATCTGGAGGACCGTCTCGGTGTGGATCTCGGTCCGGCCAAGGCGGTCGCGAAACGCCTTCTGTGA